A genomic segment from Streptomyces sp. NBC_01233 encodes:
- a CDS encoding ABC transporter permease subunit, with product MGVAAALLIPLAVAFPGAGSWPAALAVDLSGPLGRAGDWIIDHRDSHWLFLYFFGHVSNAVVVSVRAVYVVLLAAGWTGVTALAALVAWRLAGIRLALTCAAAFAACGLLGMWVPTMQTLALMVVAVAASVVLGALLGLAAGLSPRADRMLRPVLDTMQILPAFAYLLPMVLVFGIGVPAAVLATVVYAAPPMARLTALGLREADAGVMEAAASLGATGRQRLLTARLPLARRQLLLGVNQAIMTGLSMAVIASVIGAGGLGDRVYQALASVDVGAALAADIPIVLLAVVLDRTADAAGRRIGADPVPAHEQHLLRRVFSGWYGRLLTLLAAVAAAVAGRIAGSSLWPESWTVSLAAPVNAAVAWMTDHLYSGVPVVGGTADWAARFTGWILDPLRSGLQAAPWWLLLLVACALALLAGTWRTALTAVLALGAVGVLGVWEASLDTLSQVLAAVAVTLVLGFAIAVGAARSVRAERLLRPVLDVCQTLPQFVYLIPVVALFGVGRAPAAAAAVVYALPAVVRITVQGLREVDPTVVESARSLGATRSQLLRQVQLPLARPALLLAVNQAVVLVLAVVIIGGLVGGGALGYDVVLGLAQGDLATGLVAGAAIVCLGLLLDRVTQPSKEA from the coding sequence ATGGGCGTCGCCGCCGCCCTGCTGATCCCGCTCGCCGTGGCCTTCCCGGGCGCCGGCAGCTGGCCCGCGGCCCTGGCCGTCGACCTGTCCGGCCCGCTCGGCCGCGCCGGCGACTGGATCATCGACCACCGCGACAGCCACTGGCTGTTCCTCTACTTCTTCGGCCACGTCAGCAACGCCGTCGTGGTGTCCGTCCGCGCCGTGTACGTGGTTCTCCTCGCCGCCGGATGGACCGGGGTCACCGCCCTGGCCGCCCTGGTCGCCTGGCGACTCGCCGGCATCCGGCTCGCCCTGACCTGCGCCGCCGCCTTCGCCGCCTGCGGACTGCTCGGCATGTGGGTGCCGACCATGCAGACCCTCGCGCTGATGGTCGTCGCCGTCGCCGCCTCCGTCGTACTCGGCGCCCTGCTGGGCCTCGCCGCGGGGCTCTCCCCGCGCGCCGACCGCATGCTGCGCCCCGTACTCGACACCATGCAGATCCTGCCGGCCTTCGCGTACCTGCTGCCGATGGTGCTGGTCTTCGGCATCGGCGTGCCCGCCGCCGTCCTCGCCACCGTGGTCTACGCCGCCCCGCCCATGGCCCGCCTCACCGCCCTCGGCCTGCGCGAAGCGGACGCGGGCGTCATGGAAGCCGCCGCCTCGCTCGGCGCCACCGGCCGCCAGCGGCTGCTGACAGCCCGTCTCCCGCTCGCGCGCCGACAGCTCCTGCTCGGCGTCAACCAGGCCATCATGACGGGCCTGTCCATGGCCGTCATCGCCTCCGTGATCGGCGCCGGCGGCCTCGGCGACCGCGTCTACCAGGCCCTCGCCTCCGTGGACGTCGGCGCGGCCCTGGCCGCCGACATCCCGATCGTGCTGCTCGCCGTGGTACTGGACCGCACCGCCGACGCCGCCGGCCGCCGCATCGGCGCCGACCCCGTACCCGCTCACGAACAGCACCTGCTGCGCCGGGTGTTCTCCGGCTGGTACGGCCGCCTGCTCACCCTCCTCGCGGCCGTGGCCGCCGCGGTCGCCGGCCGCATCGCCGGCAGCTCCCTGTGGCCCGAGTCCTGGACCGTCTCCCTGGCCGCCCCCGTGAACGCGGCCGTCGCCTGGATGACCGACCACCTCTACTCCGGCGTACCCGTCGTCGGCGGCACCGCCGACTGGGCCGCCCGTTTCACCGGCTGGATCCTCGACCCGCTGCGCAGCGGGCTCCAAGCCGCTCCCTGGTGGCTGCTCCTGCTCGTGGCCTGTGCGCTCGCCCTCCTGGCCGGCACCTGGCGCACCGCACTCACCGCGGTCCTCGCCCTGGGCGCCGTCGGAGTGCTCGGTGTGTGGGAAGCCTCCCTGGACACGCTCTCCCAGGTCCTGGCCGCCGTGGCGGTCACGCTCGTACTCGGCTTCGCGATCGCCGTGGGCGCGGCCCGCAGCGTCCGGGCCGAGCGGCTGCTGAGGCCCGTCCTCGACGTGTGCCAGACCCTGCCGCAGTTCGTCTACCTCATTCCCGTGGTCGCGCTGTTCGGCGTCGGCCGCGCACCCGCCGCCGCGGCCGCGGTGGTGTACGCGCTCCCGGCCGTCGTCCGGATCACCGTCCAGGGCCTGCGCGAGGTGGACCCCACCGTCGTGGAATCCGCCCGCTCGCTCGGCGCGACCCGCTCACAGTTGCTGCGACAGGTCCAACTGCCCCTGGCCCGGCCTGCGTTGCTCCTGGCCGTCAACCAGGCCGTGGTACTGGTCCTCGCCGTCGTCATCATCGGCGGCCTGGTCGGCGGCGGCGCGCTCGGCTACGACGTCGTCCTCGGCCTCGCGCAGGGCGACCTGGCCACCGGCCTGGTGGCCGGCGCCGCGATCGTCTGCCTCGGCCTGCTCCTCGACCGCGTCACCCAGCCTTCGAAGGAGGCCTGA
- a CDS encoding STAS domain-containing protein produces MSTSNTAPILPAALAPLALPTVHDSGADTAPCGIVVHSCTTLGATLVVGLSGEIDHFSAAPLRTLLASAADDGYTGLVLDASRVTFADSAFLAVLEWWPRHGRRLRLANRSRAVERLLHAAAAATQQPAQTVVSLTAQATL; encoded by the coding sequence GTGAGTACCTCAAACACCGCCCCGATACTGCCCGCCGCTCTCGCGCCCCTGGCCCTTCCCACCGTGCACGACTCGGGCGCTGACACCGCGCCCTGCGGCATAGTCGTCCACTCCTGCACCACCCTCGGCGCCACTCTGGTCGTCGGCCTCAGCGGGGAGATCGACCACTTCAGTGCCGCCCCGCTGCGGACGCTCCTGGCCTCGGCGGCCGACGACGGCTACACCGGCCTGGTACTGGACGCCTCCCGCGTCACCTTCGCCGACTCCGCCTTCCTGGCCGTCCTCGAATGGTGGCCCCGGCACGGACGCCGCCTCAGGCTCGCGAACCGCTCCCGGGCCGTGGAACGCCTCCTGCACGCGGCCGCCGCGGCGACGCAGCAGCCGGCCCAGACTGTCGTCTCACTGACGGCGCAGGCGACGTTATGA
- a CDS encoding quaternary amine ABC transporter ATP-binding protein translates to MTTPAASATPAASAGPATDPAASPVFSVDGLWKVFGPDKAAAKVPGSADSDLSAAELRERTGCTAAVRDVTFDVRKGEVFVVMGLSGSGKSTLVRCLTRLIEPTAGSLAIDGEDVLAMDATRLRALRRHRAAMVFQHFGLLPHRTVLDNVAYGLEIQGVGRGDRRHKAAELVAKVGLEGLEDRRPGQLSGGQQQRVGLARALAADPEVLLFDEPFSALDPLIRREMQEEVARLHHEEGRTMVFITHDLAEALRLGDRIALMRDGRIVQLGTPEEIVGSPADDYVRDFVRDVPREQVLTVRTAMRPAAAGEAEQGPALAPATTVAEAIQAVALSGGPARVVDRGRCLGVVDDAGLLAVVAGLPAAAGRGVAA, encoded by the coding sequence ATGACCACCCCCGCCGCATCCGCTACCCCCGCCGCCTCCGCCGGCCCCGCCACCGATCCGGCCGCGTCCCCCGTCTTCTCCGTGGACGGCCTCTGGAAGGTCTTCGGTCCCGACAAGGCCGCCGCGAAGGTCCCCGGCTCCGCCGACTCCGACCTGTCCGCCGCCGAACTGCGCGAGCGCACCGGCTGCACCGCCGCCGTCCGCGATGTCACCTTCGACGTCCGCAAGGGCGAGGTCTTCGTCGTGATGGGCCTGTCCGGCTCCGGCAAGTCCACCCTCGTACGCTGTCTGACCCGGCTCATCGAGCCCACCGCCGGAAGCCTGGCCATCGACGGCGAGGACGTCCTCGCCATGGACGCCACCCGGCTGCGCGCCCTGCGCCGCCACCGCGCCGCCATGGTCTTCCAGCACTTCGGCCTGCTCCCGCACCGCACCGTCCTCGACAACGTGGCGTACGGACTGGAGATCCAGGGAGTCGGCCGCGGCGACCGCCGGCACAAGGCCGCCGAGCTCGTCGCCAAGGTCGGCCTCGAAGGACTGGAGGACCGGCGCCCCGGCCAGCTCTCGGGCGGCCAGCAGCAGCGCGTCGGCCTGGCCCGCGCCCTCGCCGCCGACCCCGAAGTGCTCCTGTTCGACGAGCCGTTCAGCGCCCTCGACCCCCTCATCCGGCGCGAGATGCAGGAGGAGGTCGCCCGCCTCCACCACGAAGAGGGCCGCACCATGGTCTTCATCACCCACGACCTCGCCGAGGCCCTGCGCCTGGGCGACCGGATCGCGCTGATGCGCGACGGCCGCATCGTCCAGCTCGGCACGCCCGAGGAGATCGTCGGCTCGCCCGCCGACGACTACGTACGGGACTTCGTCCGCGACGTCCCGCGCGAACAGGTGCTCACCGTCCGCACCGCGATGCGCCCCGCCGCTGCCGGCGAGGCCGAACAGGGACCCGCGCTGGCCCCCGCCACCACCGTGGCCGAGGCCATCCAAGCCGTCGCCCTCAGCGGCGGTCCGGCCCGCGTGGTCGACCGCGGCCGCTGCCTGGGCGTCGTGGACGACGCGGGGCTGCTCGCCGTCGTGGCCGGGCTCCCGGCCGCAGCCGGACGGGGGGTGGCGGCATGA
- a CDS encoding YihY/virulence factor BrkB family protein, whose protein sequence is MTDIPRTAPRRGGPPATATATALAARTRAALRSTAVRVWTDHLADHAAALTYYALLALLPALVIAVSLVGLLGGATRDRLIADLTAYAPAQSAQVLRDALGGLSAEHSSMWALLFSGVVSALWSACSYLAVFRRALHTMHRVPDTRRPLRAAHTLLINAALLLSLLVVGAAGLVMSGPPARWAARAAGGGPDTIALLRWPLLLVVVTLLVLVLFRTGPSQSRGARQGLPGGILAALLWLAASGLFTLYTELDTYGRLYGSLAGIVVFVVWLWFANLALLTGAQFNAERSRGAGGPRGIRQRAQ, encoded by the coding sequence GTGACCGACATCCCCCGCACCGCACCACGTCGAGGCGGTCCTCCCGCCACCGCCACTGCCACCGCCCTCGCGGCGCGCACCCGCGCCGCACTGCGGAGTACAGCCGTCCGCGTCTGGACGGACCATCTCGCCGACCACGCCGCCGCCCTCACCTACTACGCACTACTGGCGCTGCTGCCCGCGCTCGTCATCGCCGTCTCCCTCGTGGGGCTGCTGGGCGGGGCGACGAGGGACCGGCTGATCGCAGACCTCACCGCGTACGCGCCTGCGCAATCGGCGCAGGTGCTCCGTGACGCGCTGGGCGGCCTCTCGGCCGAACACTCGTCGATGTGGGCCCTGCTGTTCAGCGGTGTGGTGAGTGCGCTGTGGTCGGCGTGCAGTTACCTGGCGGTCTTCCGCCGCGCCCTGCACACGATGCACCGGGTGCCCGATACGCGACGTCCGCTTCGTGCGGCCCACACGCTGCTCATCAATGCCGCGCTGCTGCTGTCCCTGCTCGTCGTCGGCGCCGCGGGGCTGGTCATGTCCGGGCCGCCGGCCCGATGGGCCGCACGGGCCGCCGGAGGAGGCCCGGACACCATCGCGCTCCTGCGCTGGCCCCTGCTCCTCGTGGTCGTCACCCTCCTGGTGCTGGTGCTCTTCCGCACCGGCCCGTCCCAGAGCCGGGGCGCCCGTCAGGGCCTGCCCGGCGGCATACTGGCGGCCCTGCTCTGGCTGGCCGCCTCGGGGCTCTTCACGCTCTACACGGAGCTGGACACGTACGGCCGTCTCTACGGTTCGCTGGCCGGCATCGTGGTCTTCGTCGTCTGGCTCTGGTTCGCCAATCTGGCGCTGCTCACCGGGGCCCAGTTCAACGCCGAACGGTCACGGGGGGCCGGCGGCCCGCGCGGCATCCGGCAGCGGGCTCAGTAG
- a CDS encoding GMC family oxidoreductase → MQEYDYVVVGGGTAGSVIASRLTEDPDVTVAVIEGGPSDVDRPDVLTLRRWMGLLGGELDYDYPTTEQPRGNSHIRHSRARVLGGCSSHNTLIAFKPLPSDWDEWEQSGAEGWGAAAMDPYFDRLLNNIVPVAEKDRNAIARDFVDSAQTALGVPRIEGFNRKPFHEGAGFFDLAYHPEDNKRSSASVAYLHPVMDERPNLRILLETWAHRLELDGTRARGVRVRAADGTQSLVTARREVLVCAGAVDTPRLLLHSGIGPRADLEALGIPPVHDLPGVGENLLDHPESVIVWETDGPIPENSAMDSDAGLFVRRDPDSAGPDLMFHFYQVPFTDNPERIGYERPAHGVSMTPNIPKPRSRGRLYLTSADPEVKPALDFRYFTDEDDYDGRTLVDGIKIAREIAATQPLAGWLGREVCPGPEITGDEELSAYARSVAHTVYHPAGTCRMGAADDPAAVVGPDLKIRGLEGIRIADASVFPTMPAVNPMIGVLMVGEKAAELLARDGGNR, encoded by the coding sequence GTGCAGGAGTACGACTACGTCGTCGTCGGCGGCGGCACCGCCGGCTCGGTGATCGCCTCCCGCCTGACCGAGGACCCGGACGTCACCGTCGCCGTCATCGAGGGCGGCCCCAGCGACGTCGACCGCCCCGACGTGCTCACCCTGCGCCGCTGGATGGGCCTGCTCGGCGGCGAGCTCGACTACGACTACCCGACCACCGAGCAGCCCCGCGGCAATTCGCACATCCGCCACAGCCGCGCCCGCGTCCTCGGCGGCTGCTCGTCGCACAACACCCTGATCGCCTTCAAACCGCTCCCGTCCGACTGGGACGAGTGGGAGCAGTCGGGAGCCGAGGGCTGGGGCGCGGCCGCCATGGACCCGTACTTCGACAGGCTCCTCAACAACATCGTCCCGGTGGCCGAGAAGGACCGCAACGCCATCGCGCGCGACTTCGTCGACTCCGCGCAGACCGCCCTGGGCGTGCCGCGCATCGAGGGGTTCAACCGGAAGCCCTTCCACGAGGGCGCCGGCTTCTTCGACCTCGCCTACCACCCCGAGGACAACAAGCGCTCCTCCGCGTCGGTGGCCTACCTCCACCCCGTCATGGACGAACGCCCCAACCTCCGGATCCTCCTGGAGACCTGGGCCCACCGCCTGGAACTCGACGGCACCCGGGCGCGCGGAGTCCGCGTACGGGCCGCGGACGGCACGCAGTCCCTGGTCACCGCACGCCGCGAGGTCCTGGTGTGCGCCGGCGCCGTGGACACCCCGCGGCTGCTGCTGCACTCGGGCATCGGCCCGCGCGCGGACCTGGAGGCCCTCGGCATCCCGCCGGTGCACGACCTGCCCGGGGTCGGGGAGAACCTGCTCGACCACCCCGAGTCGGTGATCGTCTGGGAGACCGACGGCCCGATACCGGAGAACTCCGCGATGGACAGCGACGCGGGCCTGTTCGTCCGGCGCGACCCCGACTCCGCGGGGCCCGACCTGATGTTCCACTTCTACCAGGTCCCCTTCACCGACAACCCCGAGCGCATCGGCTACGAGCGCCCCGCGCACGGAGTGTCGATGACCCCCAACATCCCCAAGCCGCGCAGCCGCGGCCGGCTCTACCTGACCAGCGCGGACCCCGAGGTGAAACCGGCCCTGGACTTCCGCTACTTCACGGACGAGGACGACTACGACGGCCGGACCCTGGTGGACGGCATCAAGATCGCCCGCGAGATCGCCGCGACGCAGCCGCTCGCCGGCTGGCTGGGTCGCGAGGTGTGCCCCGGCCCGGAGATCACCGGCGACGAGGAGCTGAGCGCGTACGCCCGCTCCGTCGCGCACACCGTCTACCACCCGGCCGGCACCTGCCGGATGGGTGCCGCCGACGACCCTGCGGCCGTCGTGGGCCCGGACCTGAAGATCCGCGGGCTCGAGGGGATCCGCATCGCGGACGCCTCCGTCTTCCCGACGATGCCCGCGGTCAACCCGATGATCGGAGTGCTCATGGTCGGCGAAAAGGCTGCCGAACTGCTCGCCCGGGACGGTGGTAACCGATGA
- a CDS encoding lamin tail domain-containing protein, with product MSASLATRRLLAAALAAGALVGAAAVPAAAHDDDRHGHHGRHASIVIGDVQHESRGRGRDNRALNREWVEVKNTGRNAVNLRGFTLTDQDGNRYRFNHLRLDGHSSVKVHTGDGRDTHRDVYQDRRHQIWDERDTATLPTTADASSTPRAGAAADTTTTTAADPDRQPRHREL from the coding sequence ATGTCTGCTTCTCTCGCCACCCGCCGCCTTCTCGCCGCGGCCCTGGCCGCCGGCGCCCTGGTCGGCGCGGCCGCCGTCCCGGCCGCGGCCCACGACGACGACCGGCACGGCCACCACGGCCGGCACGCCTCGATCGTCATCGGCGACGTCCAGCACGAAAGCCGCGGCCGCGGCCGCGACAACCGCGCCCTGAACCGCGAATGGGTCGAGGTGAAGAACACCGGCCGCAACGCCGTCAACCTCCGCGGATTCACCCTCACCGACCAGGACGGCAACCGCTACCGCTTCAACCACCTGCGCCTGGACGGCCACTCCAGCGTCAAGGTCCACACCGGCGACGGACGCGACACCCACCGCGACGTCTACCAGGACCGCCGCCACCAGATCTGGGACGAGCGCGACACCGCCACCCTCCCGACGACCGCGGACGCGTCATCGACACCGAGAGCTGGGGCCGCCGCGGACACCACGACAACCACCGCCGCTGACCCGGACCGGCAGCCACGGCATCGGGAACTGTGA
- a CDS encoding ABC transporter substrate-binding protein codes for MTRQSSPYAAAQGAKTVTLSVQSWVGAQANTAVAAYLLEHELGYRVDTVQVDEVPAWDALSQGRVDAILEDWGHPEQEKRYVEGKKTITPGGDLGVTGHISWFVPTYFAEAHPDVTDWKNLDKYADQLRTPESRGKGQLMDGSPSYITNDKALVKNLGLDFEVVFAGSEAAQITQIKQFAKEHKPFLTYWYEPQWLFERVPMTEVKLPEYTEGCADDPQKVACAYPHTPLQKYLNTRFAESGGKAADFLKKLHWTKAQQNEVSLMIAEEKLSPEQAAKKWVERNENVWKPWVQ; via the coding sequence ATGACCCGCCAGTCCTCCCCGTACGCCGCCGCACAGGGCGCGAAGACCGTCACCCTCTCCGTCCAGTCGTGGGTCGGCGCCCAGGCGAACACCGCCGTCGCCGCCTACCTCCTCGAACACGAGCTGGGCTACCGGGTGGACACCGTCCAGGTCGACGAGGTCCCCGCGTGGGACGCCCTCAGCCAGGGCCGCGTCGACGCCATCCTGGAGGACTGGGGCCACCCCGAACAGGAGAAGCGGTACGTAGAGGGCAAGAAGACCATCACCCCCGGCGGGGACCTGGGAGTGACGGGCCACATCAGCTGGTTCGTGCCCACGTACTTCGCCGAGGCCCACCCCGACGTCACCGACTGGAAGAACCTCGACAAGTACGCCGACCAGCTCCGCACCCCCGAGAGCCGCGGCAAGGGCCAACTGATGGACGGCTCCCCGTCCTACATCACGAACGACAAGGCACTGGTGAAGAACCTGGGCCTGGACTTCGAAGTGGTCTTCGCCGGCTCCGAGGCGGCCCAGATCACCCAGATCAAGCAGTTCGCCAAGGAGCACAAGCCCTTCCTGACGTACTGGTACGAGCCGCAATGGCTCTTCGAACGCGTCCCGATGACCGAGGTGAAGCTCCCCGAGTACACCGAGGGCTGCGCGGACGATCCGCAGAAGGTGGCCTGCGCCTACCCGCACACACCGCTGCAGAAGTACCTGAACACGCGCTTCGCGGAGTCGGGCGGAAAGGCGGCCGACTTCCTGAAGAAGCTCCACTGGACCAAGGCGCAGCAGAACGAGGTGTCCCTGATGATCGCCGAGGAGAAGCTGTCGCCGGAGCAGGCGGCGAAGAAGTGGGTGGAGCGCAACGAGAACGTGTGGAAGCCCTGGGTGCAGTGA
- a CDS encoding aldehyde dehydrogenase family protein, giving the protein MSEQTTIHIAGTWRSAVSGATREVLDPADATVLAVVAEGGIADTDAAVSAARAAFDGGEWPQTPVLERAALLRRTADLLHRDRERLGLLESRDAGKTLEEGRVDVDCVADAFRYFADLVAGESPGRVVDAGTPDVHSVVVHEPVGVCALITPWNYPLLQASWKIAPALAAGNTFVLKPSEITPLSTVALIGLLAEAGLPTGVANLVTGPGDPVGARLSAHPDVDLVSFTGGLASGTKVMRAAADSVKKVALELGGKNPNVVFADACTTEEGFDTAVDQALNAAFMHSGQVCSAGSRLIVEESVAERFVAELARRADRIRLGRGTDPGVECGPLVSAGQRERTEEYVASALSEGAVLCSGGKRPDGPGYFYRPTVLDRCHRGMRVVREEVFGPVLTVETFRTEAEAVALANDTEYGLAGAVWTSDPGRGRRVAGRLRHGTVWINDFHPYLPQAEWGGFGKSGTGRELGPSGLAEYRETKHVYQNLAPRPVRWFAG; this is encoded by the coding sequence GTGTCCGAACAGACGACCATCCACATCGCCGGGACCTGGCGTTCCGCGGTATCAGGAGCCACCCGAGAGGTCCTCGACCCGGCGGACGCCACGGTCCTCGCCGTCGTCGCCGAGGGCGGCATCGCGGACACCGACGCGGCCGTCAGTGCCGCCCGCGCGGCCTTCGACGGCGGGGAGTGGCCCCAGACCCCCGTCCTGGAGCGGGCCGCGCTCCTGCGCCGCACCGCCGACCTGCTCCACCGCGACCGCGAACGCCTCGGGCTGCTGGAGAGCCGCGACGCGGGCAAGACCCTGGAAGAGGGCCGCGTGGACGTGGACTGCGTCGCAGACGCCTTCCGCTACTTCGCCGACCTCGTCGCCGGCGAGAGCCCCGGCCGGGTGGTCGACGCCGGTACCCCCGACGTCCACAGCGTCGTCGTCCACGAGCCCGTCGGGGTCTGTGCCCTGATCACCCCGTGGAACTACCCGCTCCTCCAAGCCTCCTGGAAGATCGCCCCTGCCCTCGCCGCGGGCAACACCTTCGTGCTCAAGCCCAGCGAGATCACCCCGCTGTCCACGGTGGCCCTCATCGGCCTGCTGGCGGAGGCCGGACTGCCGACCGGCGTCGCGAACCTGGTCACCGGACCCGGCGACCCCGTCGGCGCGCGCCTCTCCGCCCACCCCGACGTCGACCTCGTCTCCTTCACCGGCGGTCTCGCCAGCGGTACGAAGGTGATGCGTGCGGCCGCCGACTCCGTCAAGAAGGTCGCCCTCGAACTCGGCGGCAAGAACCCCAACGTCGTCTTCGCCGACGCCTGCACCACCGAGGAGGGCTTCGACACCGCCGTCGACCAGGCCCTCAACGCCGCCTTCATGCACAGCGGCCAGGTCTGCTCCGCCGGTTCCCGGCTCATCGTCGAGGAGAGCGTCGCCGAGCGCTTCGTCGCCGAACTCGCCCGCAGGGCCGACCGGATCCGCCTCGGCCGCGGCACCGACCCGGGCGTGGAGTGCGGACCGCTGGTGTCCGCCGGCCAGCGCGAACGCACCGAGGAGTACGTGGCCTCCGCCCTCTCCGAGGGAGCCGTGCTCTGCTCCGGAGGCAAGCGGCCCGACGGGCCCGGGTACTTCTACCGGCCGACCGTGCTGGACCGCTGCCACCGGGGGATGCGCGTCGTACGGGAAGAGGTCTTCGGGCCGGTCCTGACCGTCGAGACCTTCCGCACCGAGGCCGAGGCCGTCGCACTCGCCAACGACACCGAGTACGGCCTCGCCGGCGCGGTGTGGACCTCCGACCCGGGCCGCGGCCGTCGCGTGGCGGGCCGGCTGCGCCACGGCACCGTCTGGATCAACGACTTCCACCCCTACCTCCCGCAAGCCGAGTGGGGCGGTTTCGGCAAGTCCGGCACCGGGCGGGAACTGGGCCCGTCGGGCCTGGCCGAGTACCGCGAGACCAAGCACGTGTACCAGAACCTCGCCCCGCGCCCCGTGCGCTGGTTCGCGGGCTGA